The Jaculus jaculus isolate mJacJac1 chromosome 1, mJacJac1.mat.Y.cur, whole genome shotgun sequence nucleotide sequence GCACCTGAATGACGCGCTGCTTCAGCCGGCCGTCCACGAACCCCGCGGGCCTGGCCTTCATGCTGTCCGCGAGCGACCGCCGCGGCTGGCTACCCACACGGACCAGGCCTCCCCGGGGCTGTCCGCCGCGATCGCCGACCCTGCTACGTCGGAAACGAGCTGTGCCCGGCCCAGCCCGCGCCGTTCTCCACAGCACGGGAGCCCCGCGAGAGACGGAAACACGGCCGGCGGGCGGCGGAAGCCCACCCGGAAGTGCCGCCGTGAGGGCAGCCTTCTCGCTTTGCAGGCTTGTCTAACGGCGCCCGGAGTGGCTAGGACCCCACGGAACACGGTCAACCTCATTGGTTCCCAGCTGAGCCGACGCCCCGCCCACCCAGTCTTGGCGCCTGCGCAGACCCTCAAGCCGCTGGTAAACCGCAACTATTGATTCTTTCGGTTCATTCCAGCCTGGGGGGGGCCAATACAAAAATAGCTGTGTGCAtaagttcgaggccgccctgagactacatagtgaattacaggttagcctgagctggagtgagaccctacctcgaaaaacaacaacaaaaaaaatcatttgagggctggagagataacttagaagctaatgttcttgcctgcaaagctaaaggacccaagtttgatttgccagtgcccacataaagcccgaaGCACAAggtggacatgcatctggagttcctttgcagtatctagaggccctggaggacCCACTGttccttcccccccaccctgTTCTCcacatctcttttttcttttctttttcttttttttttttttactagataaCTAGAATTTTTATTCTACGTGATATAAAACAGTATGCATCAATTTAGTACATAATTACTTAGatttacttcagaaaaaaaaaaacaaagaaaaaaaggttatGAATCAGTTCCTTGTATGAAACCTGCTGGAACCAATAATCACGTGCATGTACAACTACCAACTGTAAGCATATGATTTACACCTAGGAATCAGAACAGTTAGATGAGCTCTGACTGCTTCTTTACAATTGCACCCTTAGATCATGGGCCACCAAGAGACAATTTTGAAAAGAAACCACAGCCTCCATAGCACAAGGAAAACAGAAGACTGTGTCCATAATCGTGACGCAGTTGTCTATAAAAACTTTCATTCTGATGTGCCTTCATCAAAGGTAATGTGATGCTCTGCTTCATCCACATGGAGATCTTCATCTCCAACGGTTCTTAAACACAAGATACAATTTGCAGGAACTTCCACCTGTTTCCTATTTCAAGATACTAATAAAAAGGTACTCTGCTGGCAAGTGTGTgggtgggaaaaaaaagatttcaatataaaatgGTTACCAACTCTAGCCTCACCCATTTACAACTTTAGGTGTTGAGACCTAATAGGTGTCTTGTGCTTAACCATCATGAATAGAGCTCAACCTTCTACTGTAATCCTCAGTGCcatctcttcatttcttcttctgcGAACGTAAGAGATCACTTCGTCCAACTTCTGCCATTTGTTTTTCCCAAGACCGGATCTCATTAGCATAACGAATTCTGTCATCATTAGCAAGTTGAACATATACTTGCTTTTGAGAGGAAGGCAGAATTTTCCACATCTCATATACAGACTTCATCTTTTCCTGCAATGTTTCACCAGAAGCTTCTTGGAATTTTTCAGACATATAAATGTTATAAGCTGAGCGAGCTCTTTTTGGTTTCCCAAGCACTgttaattctctcttttttgccAGTGCACTCCTTCTTAAACGTTTTTgcaggacttcttttttttttattttttttatttttatttatttgagagcgacagacacagagagaaagacagatagaaggagagagagagaatgggcatgccagggcttccagcctctgcaaacgaactccagacgcgtgcgcccccttgtgcatctggctaacgtgggacctggggaaccgagcctagaaccggggtccttaggcttcacaggcaagcgcttaaccgctaagccatctctccagcccaggacttcttTTTTAAGAGCTTCTTTCTGACTTGGAGTTAGTGCTTTGTTAAATCTGTCCAGTTCTTCCTTATATACCACCCAGTCTGCTTTATAAGCAGCTTCATAGACTTTTTTTTCTGACTCAGGAAGTTCCTTCCATCGCCTCCCAATTTCTTTAACTATGTCTAAATTTTTTGCTTCTAGGTTTTGAGCTCTACATTTGGATAGCTGGTCTCGAAAAAATCGAATGTATTTAGTCATAGGCTTCTTTGGACAGTTACCAATGAAGGATGAAAACCATTTTGGACCACAGATAAAACTGAGCCGGGAGGGCAGCAGACTTCCGCAGCCCGCGCACAGCTCAGCCCACCGCCCACCCAGCGCCCTCAGCGCGCCCCACAGCAGCGCCACGGCGCAGGACTGCGCTGCGCTCAGACCGGAGTTTGTGATGGACCACATCTCATTtcttaatacccacataaagccagatgcacatgctgcgtcaggagttccttagcagtggtTTGAGGACCCTccaccccatcccccccccacacacactcccattctctctatctgcctctctctcaaataactaaaaacaaaattttcttttttttttaatttttatttttggttttccaaggtatggtttcactctagcccaggctgacctggaattcactctgtagtctcagggtggccttgaactcacagcgatcctcccacctctgcctcccgcgtgctgggattaaaggcgtgcgccaccacgcccggctctacacatgcatttttttgtttgtttgttttgttttttttttcaaggtagggtctcattttagccttggctgacctggaattcactaggtagtgaacaaattgggctgaggagatgtctcagcagttctactggccctggttcaattccccagcaccccggtaaagccagatgcaagatggtgcatgcacctgtgatCTCAACGCACCCACTACTATGATGGAAGGTGGAGCCAGAAGCATCTGGAGCTCCTGCTCCAGCCAGTCTGATGTTCCTTTGTAGCCTAGCAGTTCCTTTATAATGgcaagagacctgtctcaaagaaggtggaccaAAGACACCTCGAAATTGACCTCTgttctccacacatgtgctgtggcttgcaaacccatatgcacacacatacacacacaatataatttaaaaaatcaaaaataaaattttatgtataacaggttatactttttttttaattccttttttcctGTTCCTATTACCCTGGGagtcctccttagtggggttatggtGTTCACTGTAGGGTCATTAAGGTCTCACTCAGTACTAggaggaccatgcctcagggtattcctatgcACTCTGagggctctgacagtctttccgccccctctttcacagtgttccctgagccatggcaggcctgttggcagtctgatttagtgttgagttctctgcagcctctggatttctgctttgatgggttttggttGATCACCAAGTCTGTCACCACCACCCtcgagctggttgtcaggctacagtattcatgttgctgctgcctctgcaatttctcccagGTACTGGtggatgtggtagaggtggcctGCCTTGCAGTGGGCATtcggctatcttcttgtcttactgatggatcttggcactcctccattttctttgccttctgtaaaataagagattctccaaccaagagtgataGCAGCATAGGGGAaatacaaagttatttgagagattttattcatttatttgagagagaatgggcacaccaggactccagctgctgcaaaccaactccagacacatgcgccaccttgggcatctggcttacatgggtcctggggcatcaaacctggggcgttaggctttacaggcaagcaccttaagggctacagcatctctccagcccgtatttgaGAGATTTGTTGATGTGCaaacccactcttcttctccagagaccAGTGGGGgttttgtaggaaaaaacccccgcagggggtccccacactctgcccggataaggcgacaccccaaatcactcactcatgagaagcggtcttgatgcaaactgcaagaggattttattccaagcgcgctggggcccacagtcgtacacctcacaggggtagaggactgcagagccccaaatgcaggaatggggtagtttttatagggtttttaacaaagcctgtgtattagaccaatcattatttaatattaggagccccgcagggtgttagccagtcagttgatgccaccccatagtttctaagccaattagtttatgaccttggtggtcagcatttgcgcaggtccttgggtgggagtagcagagtgtggttccagtctcctatgaccttggaggtcagcacttgtgtaattccttaggtgggggtagcagagtatggtatcagcctcctatgaccttggtggtctgaggcaggctgctacagcttatggtgcgagctactaaggctaacagtgtgggctattaaggcttatagtgtaaggcttatagtgcaggctatttacagaaaccaaataagtggttcacttcattactcatttcccatccttgagggctatctcatgcccttttacctagttttatattaggagtgggctctgatataatgagaagagggattctttacttgcttccaacagagagtaaagcctggagtttgaggtatgcagggagcccgcttaagctccccttggagcgtgatagtatttctgagcttctgaattcttgggcctttcagtttcTGTCTGCAGTTcgtgagtttcctgaccatggaattctgacttggtttccagtatcaggtatgagtttgaaggaaccccaggagggggaccccacgctctgcccggacatggtgacaccccaaatcactcacgagaagcggtcttgatgcaaactgcaagaggattttattccaagcgcgctggggcccacagtcgtacaccgcacaggggtagaggactgcagagccccgaatgcaggaacgggacagtttttatagggtttctaacaaagcctgtgtatagaccaatcattttttttaatatcaggagcccgcggggtgcgagccagtcagtttgtgccaccccatagtttctaagccaattagtttaatttgttcaagcccctcgtggaccaatcattctcttatgaccttggtggtcagcatttgcgcaggtccttaggtgggggtagcagagtgtggtatcagcctcctatgaccttggtggtctgaggcaggctgctacagcttatggtgcgagctactaaggcttacagtgtgggctattaaggcttatggtgcaagctatttacagaaaccaaataagtggttcacttcattactcatttcccatccttgagggcgatctcatgccctttttacctagttttatattaggagcgggctctgatataatgagaagagggattctttacttgcttccagcagagagtaaagcctggagtttgaggtatgcaggggcccgcttaagctccctttggagcgtgatagtatttctgggcttctgaattcttgggcctttcaagttctctcccactgagtgagcCTCATGTTCAACTAGAGAACAGTTGGTCACCCGCAGAGGTTGTGCGCCACTAtttcacaagtgtgtacttcctGTTTGGCTGGTTGACTTCACAGTCTGCAGGGTCCTCCGCTTGCTCAGGCTCTTGGTGACTATTGgccctctctccagcactgtgatgGCGAGCCAGGAAGGAGCtcatctttctttcatttccagcATGGTATCccgatgtcctgtgactgcagcccgtggagtcttaagcaatagggtcttccacCTTAGCTTTGGCAGCTAATCAAGTGTTTCGGCAATGGCCTACGTTGTTtaggggacctcataggtctccctGACCAAGGGCTCATTGTGAGAGGTGACCCAGTTCTGGGCCTAGGCTTTATTGGCCACAGTCcgtgttgttgtttttgaggtgcgaaggtcttggtctagcccaagctgacctggaattctctatgtagtctcagggtggcatcgaactctcaatgatcttcctacctctgcctcccaagtgctgggattaaaggtatgcaccaccactcctggcccccaaAGTCTATGGGTTTTATTttggtggttgttttgttttgggtttggtttttatttttgttttttttttttaaaggtagggtctcactgtagctcagactaaccttgaattcactatgtagactcagggtggccttgaactcatggggatcctcctacctctgccagggattaaaggcatgtgccaccacggctgaCTCAAAGTCTGTGATTTTAAGGTTAACCTTTTAAcaccttctgtctggactgttCCCCTCCCCTAAAATGCTAGTCAaaatgagggtttctatggaattgattcatgttgtcttaaattTGTGTAATTTCCTCTCCACCATCCCCTACCTCCCCGCACAAGCCTCTCCCACccccaatattctctctctcccctaaccTATCAGGtaactcctcccctcctctctccctctttcttctctctcctggtctcattctagtttatttatttatttatttatttatttatttatttatttatttgagagcaacagacacagagagagacagatagagggagagagagagagagagagaatgggcgcgccagggcttccagccactgcaaacgaactccagacgcgtgtgcccccttgtgcatctggctaacgtgggacttggggaactgagcctcgaaccggggtccttaggcttcacaggcaagtgcttaaccgctaagccatctctccagccctcattctagttttatgctcaTATTCCTGGAGCTTATTACCACCTGCACTGCTCTCCACTTGATCTTAGGGATTGCAGACGAGAGAGTATATtctgcatttgtctttctgtacctgTGTACAGAAAAATCTGTGGATTTTTCCCACTCCATCCATGGTTGTGCAGAtttcattatttcagttttccttatggctgagtagaattccatggtgcatatatatcacatcttcattatccatttggcatctgggctgattccagttcctagctattgttttatattttatttatttatttttttgttctttttttaaatttatttatttgagagcgacagacacagagagaaagacagatagagggagagagagagagaatgggcatgccagggcttccagccactgcaaacgaactccagacgcgtgcgcccccttgtgcatctggctgacgtgggacctggggaactgagcctcgaaccagggtccataggcttcacaggcaagcgcttaaccgctaagccatctctccagcccatattttatttatttattgagagacagagaattggtgcactagagcttctagccactgcaaacgaactccagatgcatgcgccaccttgtgcatctggctttacttgagtactgggaaactgaacctgggtcctttagttttgcaggcaaactccttaacttctaagccatttctccagccccagttcctaGCTttggtgaatagagcagcaacaaacatggctgagcaagtatctctgtaataacacagtgcctgacactacctacacgaggaaaagatcatgacatcaaaataaaagagagggctggagagatggcttagcaattaaggcaattgcctgcaaagccaaaggatcccgggtcaattctccaggacccacataagccaaacgcacaaaggagtgcatgcatctgaagttcatttgcagtggctgaaggccctagaacacccattctctctctcataaataaataaataagcaaataaataaacaaataaacaaataaatgagaaactgattgagagggggaagggatatggtgaacagagtttctttctttcttttttttttttcggttttctgaggtagggtctcgctctagcccgggcCCACCTGGtgttcactatggagcctcagggtggcctcgaactcatggcaatcctcctacctctgcctcccaagtgctggtattaaaggagtgtgccactatgcctggcaagaatggagcttcaaaggggagtgtggggggagggagggtattaccatggggtattgtttacaatcatggaagttgttaataaaaagaaataaaaaaaatcaaagcaggaCTGGTATAGTTGGATCAGATGGTAGATCTAGTTTCTTCTTTCAGGAgactccatactgattttcacagTGATTGCCCACGTTTGCTCTCCCACTAGCAGtgggtaagggttcctctttcctcacagacTCAGCAGCATTTGTCATTCAATTTTTCAATGAATACctcctgactggagtgagatgaaatatCACAGTTGTCTTGATATGTATTTCTCTGATAATgaaagatggaatttcaaaggggaaagtggggggagggaggacataaccatgggatattgtttacaatcatggaagttgttaataaaaagaaattttaaaaaatcaaagcatagggctggagagatggcttagtggttaagcacttgcctgtgaagcctaaggaccccagttcgaggctcaattctccaggacccacattagccagatgcatgagggggcgaacacgtgcgcgtctggagttcctttgcagtggctggaggccctggcgcgcccattctctccctccctccctctctctctctctctctctctctctctctttctctctctctacctgcctcttcctctctctgtcactgtcaaataaataaataaaaattaaaaattaaaaaaaatcaaagcataacttaaaacaataaaattacaattatattaataaaaagatGTTGAATATCTCCTTAAGTGTGTAATctccatttgtatttctgtttaaaaatattttatttttatttatttatttgacagagaaaggaggagggagagagagaaagagagaatgggcatgccagggcttctagccactgcaaagaactccagacatacgtgcaTCTCGCTaaggtggatcctagggaataaaacattggtcctttggctttgcaggcaaatgccttaatcattaagccatccctccatccccatttgtatttcttttgggaATTCTCTCTTCaaatctctgccccattttttaatgttttttttttaattattgttgttgttattaacaacatattttatatggatacatcctgtgttggcaccctcttttcccttgtccctgcccccattcctctggggacactcctcaggggggctgcaggtattccctgtggggttgtggctTATTCCTTGTGGGAGcaccagtcagttatttttg carries:
- the LOC123458783 gene encoding transcription factor A, mitochondrial-like codes for the protein MWSITNSGLSAAQSCAVALLWGALRALGGRWAELCAGCGSLLPSRLSFICGPKWFSSFIGNCPKKPMTKYIRFFRDQLSKCRAQNLEAKNLDIVKEIGRRWKELPESEKKVYEAAYKADWVVYKEELDRFNKALTPSQKEALKKEVLQKRLRRSALAKKRELTVLGKPKRARSAYNIYMSEKFQEASGETLQEKMKSVYEMWKILPSSQKQVYVQLANDDRIRYANEIRSWEKQMAEVGRSDLLRSQKKK